One Actinomycetospora corticicola genomic window, CCTCGAACTCGCCCTGGTGGGTTCCGGTCAGGGTGTAGGCGAACGCGACCGTGTCGTCGTCGGCCACCATCCGCTGCGGGGTGATCGTGAAGTCGGGGAACGCGCCGACCAGGTAGTGGAAGAACCGGCGGTACCCCTCGCGGCCCTGCTCCTGGAACGGCGCCGGGTCGTGGTCGACCGCGTCCGGCGCGAACATGATGTCCACCCCGGCGTCGACGTCCCCGGCGTTGAGGCGCTCGGCGGCCTTCTCCTGCGTAGCGATGTTGTCGTCCCGGGTGCTCACGGGTGTCCTCCTGGATGGGGATGGATCCGGCCGCCGCACCGCAGGTGTCACCCGCGGCGCGGACCCGGTCAGGCTGCGGGCTTGAGCAGGACCTTGGTCCAGCCCTCCAGGCGGTCGTCGAAGCTCCGGTAGGCGTCGGGCGCCTCGGCCAGCGACAGCTCGTGGCTCACGATGAACCCGGCCTCCAGGCCGGTGCGGCCCTCGTACATGTGCAGGTCCGACCCGCAGATGTTGGTCGTGGTGATGCGCACGAGCACGTCGGTGGGGCGCTCGATCCCTGCATCGGGGACGTCCCGGACCGAGACCGACCTCGGACCGTCGTAGACCAACGCCTTCATGGAGCAGCTTCCCTACCTCGGGGCGGGGGCCTGCTCGACGTCCGTTGCTATGACGACGGCGTCAGGCCCCACAGGATCCGCGGGGTCTGGCGCGGGTTGAACGACGCCGACCTTGTCATCCATGTCCACGTCTGTCGACCCGAACGCACGACTCGAGCGGGCCCGGCACGCGGCCGGTGCACCCACGTGAGGGGCATGGGCCCGCTTCAGGGGACCGCGCATCCGATGTCACTCGTGGGCGCCCGAAACCGGCGGCCCGCGGCGGTCACCGGAGCAGCCTGTCAGCCGCGAGAGCCGCCGTCGTGAAGGCGCGCCGCGCCGACCGGGCAGATGCGGCGGGCATCAGGTCCTGGTCGGCCATGACCGCCATCTTCTCCGCTCGGCACCCGCTCGACCCACCCGAGCGATCGTCGCGCAGGCCCCGTGACCCTCGTAGGGCGACGTCAGCGCTGGTCGTCGCGACCGAAGCGCTCGCGCAGGGCCTTCTTGACCACCTTGCCCCCGGCATTGCGCGGCAGGGCGTCCACGTACCGGACGTGCCGGGGCCGCTTGTAGGCCGCGAGGTGCTCGCGGGCGAACGCCTCGACCTCGGCGTCGGTCGGCGCGTCATGCGGTGCGCGCGGGACGACGACCGCCAGCGGGGTCTCGCCCCACCTCGGGTCCGGGACGCCGATCAACGCCACCTCGGCGATCTTCGGGTGCGCGGCCAGCACGTTCTCCACCTCGGCGCAGTAGATGTTCTCGCCACCCGAGATGATCATGTCCTTGAGCCGGTCGACGACATACAGGTAGCCGTCCTCGTCCTCGCGCACCAGGTCGCCCGAGTGGAACCAGGCGCCGCGGAACGCCTCCGCGGTCTCGTCGGGCTTGTTCCAGTACCCGGTCATCACCATGGGGCTGCGGTACACGATCTCCCCGACCGCGCCGCGCGGGACGTCGTTCATCTCGTCGTCGACCACGCGGACCTCGACGCCGACCATGGGGGTCCCGATCGAGCCGATCTTGCGGATCGAGTCCTCCCCGCGCAGGTAGGTGGTGACCGGGCTGCACTCGGTCTGCCCGAAGGCCGTGCAGACCTCGGCCTGCGGGAAGGATTCGATCATCGTCCGCAGCAGCGTGTCCGACGCCGGCGCGGCGCCCCAGGAGATACGGCGCAGCCGGGAGAGGTCGAAGGTGGCGAGGTCGGGCAGCGCGCAGACCGCCTGCCACTGGGCCGGGACCATGAAGCACGACGTGACGCGCTCGTTCGCGAGGGTCGCGACGGTGGCGGCCGGGTCGAACCCGCCCGACGGCGGGATGACGGTCGTCCCCGCGGTGATCAATGCCGGCAGCATCCCCGAGAGCCCGGCGATGTGGAACAGCGGCGCCGCCGACATCCAGACGAGGTCGTCGCCCTCGCGCCCGAGGGTCGCCATCGAGCAGAAGGCGTGCAGGTAGAGGTTGCGGTGGGTCAGCACCGCTCCCTTCGGAGACCCCGTCGTCCCCGACGTGTACATGATGAAGGCCGCCGCCTCGTCCTCCACCGGCCGCTCGGTGGAGGTCCCGGTCGCCTCGGCGAGCACCGCGTCCAGGCCGGCCCCGAGGGTGAGCACGTCGACGACCTCGGGGGCGGCCCGGCGGGCGTCGTCGACGACCGGGACGAACGCCTCGTCGCAGAGCACGACGCGGGCCCCGCTGTCGGCCAGCACGTAGGCGACCTCGTCGGCGACCATCCGGAAGTTCACCGGCACCGCGATCGCGCCGATCCGCAGCGCCGCGAGCCAGGCCTCGACGACGTCGGTGCTGTTGAGCCCCAGCACGGCCAACCGGTCCCCGGGGGCGACACCGCGGGAGGCCAACGCGTTGCCCAGCCGCGTCACGCGGTCGTCGACCTCGCGGTAGGACCGTCGGGACCGGACGTCGACGAAAGCCGTGCGGTCGGGTTCCAGGCGCGCGTCCCGGGCGACCAGATCGCTCATCGTCATCCCGCGCCCGGTGATCGATCCGGCGGGCCCCACCGCTCCGGTCATCGGACTCCTCGTCGCCGTGCCGTCCCGCGATCCGGCGCCATCCTCCTGCGCCACGGACCTCACTGACCAGACCTGGGTCGGCGTCAGGGCCGCACGAACCACGTCGCCGACCCTCACGTCGACGCGGAGGGGGCCGTCCTCCCGACCTACCCTCTCCCTCGACGGGGGACGGCGTCGGGCCGGCTCACCTCCGCAGCGCAAGGAGTCGACCGCGGTATGGACGAGCGACCGATCGCCGTGCTCGGAGCGACGGGACGAACGGGCTCACGCGTCGCCCGGGCCCTCACGGCCCGCGGCGCGCCTGTCCGGCCGCTGTCGCGGAACGGCACGGGGCGCGAGCGGGCCGACATGCGCGACCCGTCCTCCCTCACCCACGCGCTCGAGGGGTGCCGTGCCGTCTTCGTCGTGTGTCCCGGCTTCGCGCAGGACGAGGCCGAGATGATCGCCGCGGCCGCCCGCGCCGCCGCCGAGGTCGGGCTGGACCGCATCGTGCTCAGCTCGGTGATCCACCCCCACACCAGCACGATGGCCCACCACGTGCGCAAGGCCGACGGCGAGGAGGCCGTCCGCGACTGCGGCGTCCCGTGGACCGTCCTCCAGCCCGCGATGTTCGCCCAGTCGGTCACCGGCCTCTTCGCCCACCTGGGCGGCGACGAGCACGACGTCGTCATCGCCTGGGACCCGACCAGGAGGCTGTCGGCCCTCGACCTGACCGACCTCGCCGAGGTCGCCGCCACCTGCCTGCTCGACGACGGACACGAGTACGCGACCTACGAGCTCGCCGGTCCGGAAGCACTCTCCGCCACCACCATGGTCGAGCAGCTCGCGGCGGTGACGGGTCGGCCCTACCGCGTCCTGCCGGTCGAGCCGGGCGCGGTGGCTCCCCCCGGGATGGGTGAGGCCGAGAAGCGCGACTTCGCCGCCATGTGCCGGGAGTACGGCACCCACGGACTGCACGGCAACCCCCGGGTGCTCGAGATGCTCCTGGGACGACCGGCGACCACCTTCGCGGACGCCGTCACCCCCCGGTAGCCCTCCTGGCATCGACGTCACGCCGACCGTGGACGTCAGTGCGACGCGAAGGCCTCCCGTGCCTCGGCGAGCGCGTTCAGGGCCGCGGGGAACCCGGCGTAGACCGCCATCTGTGTGATGACCTCGAGGACCTCCTCGCGGGTGCCGCCGACGGAGAGGCATCCGCCGATGTGGAGACGCAGCTGCGGGGCGGCGGTGCCGAGGGCCGTACACGCGGCGACGGTCACCAGCTCCCGCGTCCGCAGGTCGAGGCCGTCGCCCGCGTAGATGTCGCCGAACGCGAACTCGACGAGGTAGCGACCCAGGTCCGGCGCGACGTCGCGCAGGCTCTCGACCACCCGGTGCCCGGCGTCGCCGTCGATCTCCGACAGCAGGCGCAGGCCCCGCTCGTACCGGCTCTCGTCCCCGGCGGGTCCGGGGTCGGCGGCGACGTCGACCTCGGTCCCCGCCTCGGAGAACACGGTCCGCGCGGCGCTCAACCCGTTGAGGGCGGCGGGGAAGCCGGCGTAGACGCTGACGTGCGCGATGGTCTCGGTGATCTCGCGCGGCGTGGCGCCGACCTCGAGGGCCCCGCGGATGTGGAAGTGCAGTTGGGCCGCGGCGTTCCCCAGCGCGGTCAGGGCCGCCACTGTCACCAGCTGCCGCTCCCGCCAGGTCAGACCGGGGCGGGCGTACACGTCGCCGTAGGCGAACTCGACGGTGTACCGCGCCACGTCGGGCGCCAGGTCGGCGAGGGACTCCACCACCGCCGGGTCGTGCCGGCCGCCGACCGCCCGCAGGATCTCCAGACCCCGCGCGTACCGGTCCTGCGACGACGGTGAGGTCGCATCCTCGTCCACGGCAGCCGCCTCTCCCCGAACGTCGGAGCATCGCCCCGGGACCTGCCGTCGTGACGGTCCGGGGCGAGCCTCCCACCGCTCGACGGGCCCCGCGCCGGGACGGTCCTCGGGCCCGGCGCCCGCACCCGCAGCCGGTCCCTCGACCTCGACGGCGTGGAGGCCTCAGTCGACGGACGCCTCCAGCCAGGCCTCCTCGAGACCCTCGCGCTCCGCGATCAGGGCCCGGAGCTCGGCGTCGAGATCGAGTAGACGGGTCGGGTCGTTGGCTGCGTCCGCGAGCAGCGTGTGCAGCTGCTTCTCCCGGGTGTCCAGCTTCTCGATCCGCCGCTCGATGCGCTGGATCTCCTTGCGGGCCGCGCGCTTGTCGGCCTCGGACGTCCCGGAAGTGGCCGACGAGGACGCCACCGTGCGCACCGCACCCGCCGTCTCGAGCTGCTGGTCCCGACGACGGAGGTACTCCTCGATGCCGCCGGGCAGGTCGGTGATCCTCCCGTCGCCGAACAGCGCCACGACCCGGTCGCACACCCGCTCGGTGAGGTAGCGGTCGTGGCTCACGACGACGAGCGTGCCCGCCCAGCCGTCGAGGATGTCCTCGAGCTGCTGGAGGGTGTCCACGTCGAGGTCGTTCGTGGGCTCGTCGAGCATGAGCACGTTCGGCTCGGTCATCAGCAGCCGCACGAGCTGCAGCCGGCGTCGCTCGCCGCCGGAGAGGTCGGACACCGGCGTCCACTGCTGCGCGGCCGTGAACCCGAAGCGCTCGGCCAGCGCGGAGGCCGTGTGCTCCCGGCCCCCGATGAACACGCGCTCCGCGACGTCCTCCACGGCCTGCAGCACGCGGCGGTGCAACGGCAGGTCGGAGAGGTCCTGCGACAGGTGCGCCAGGCGCACCGTCGTGCCGAGGACGCGCGACCCGCCGTCGGGAACCCGCTCCCCGGCCAGGGTCTTGAGCAGCGTCGTCTTGCCCGAGCCGTTGATCCCGACGATGCCCACGCGGTCGCCCGGGCCGATGCGCCAGGTCTGCCGGTTCACGATCGTGCGCGGCGGGTCCGAGGGGACGGTGAGGGTGATGTCCTCGAGCTCGATGACGGTGCGCCCGAGGCGGTGGCGGGCCATCGTCACGAGCTCGACGGAGTTCCGCGGCTCGGGCACGTCGGCGATCAGCGCCTCGGCGGCCTCGATGCGGTACTTCGGCTTCGACGTCCGCGCGGGCGGGCCGCGCCGCAGCCAGGCCAGTTCCTTGCGCGCGAGGTTGCGGCGTCGCTGCTCGGCGGCGTCGGCGAGCCGGGTCCGCTCGGCGCGGGCGTAGATCCAGTCGTTGTAGCCGCCCTCGAACTGCTCGACGCGACCGTCCACGACCTCCCACGTGCGGGAGGCGACGGTGTCGAGGAACCAGCGGTCGTGCGTCACGACGACGAGCGCGGTCCGGCGGGCGAGCAGGTGCGCGGCCAGCCAGCGCACGCCCTCGACGTCGAGGTGGTTGGTCGGCTCGTCGAGCACGAGCAGGTCGAGGTCCTGCACGAGGGCTGCTGCGAGCGCGATCCGCTGCCGCTCGCCACCGGACAGGCCCTCCACCGACGCGTCGAGGCCGCGGCCGCCGCCGGGGCGCAGGCCCTCGATGACGGTGCGGGACCGTGCGTCGGCGGCCCACTCGTGGTCGGGGACCTCGCCGCCGAGCACCGAGGCCCGCACGGTCGCGCCGGTCGGCTGCGACTGCTGGGTCACCGACGCCATCCGCAGCCCGCGCACGGGGCTGACGCGCCCGTCGTCGGGAAGCTGCCGCCCGGCGAGGATCGAGATCAGCGTCGACTTACCGCCGCCGTTGCGGCCGACGACGCCGACCCGGTCGCCGGTCTCGACGCCGAGGGACACGCCGTCGAGCACGGGCTTCGGGCCGCCGAAGGAGATGGCGACGTTCTCGAGGTTGACGAGGTTGGGCACAGCAGCCTTTCAGGCGTACATGTTCGGGCCGGGATCCGGCGCGGGCGGGCCACCGGGGCCACGGGGAGGACGGGCCGGGTCGCCGTCGGTCACGCGCGCGCCGGGCACCGGCCCGTGGGCGACGCGCACCGTGCGGCACACCCCGGCCCCGGCGAGCTCGGCGGCGACGCGGACGGCGTCGGGACCGTCGGCGCACAGGAACACGCAGGTCGGCCCGGAGCCGGACACCACCCCGGCGAGCGCGCCGGCCGCCACGCCGGCGCGCAGCGTCCGCCGCAGCCCCGGGTCGAGGCTGACCGCCGCGGCCTGCAGGTCGTTCCCCAGCAGCAGCGCGAGCGAGCGGGCCTCACCGGATGCCACGGCCTCGAGCACCGGCTCGACGTCGCCGACGCGACGCACGGGGCTCTCCGCGGTGGCCGCGGCCCGCAGCCGGTCGAGCTCGCCGAACACCGTCGGGGTGGACAGCCCGTGGTCGGACAGCGCGACCACCCAGTGGAACGTGTGGCGGGACAGGACCGGCACGAGGTTCTCACCGCGCCCGGTGCCGAGCGCGGTGCCGCCGTGCAGCGCGAACGCGACGTCGCTGCCGACCTGCGCCGCGACCTGCATCAGCGCCTCGCGCCCGAGGTCGAGGCGCCACAGCGTGGAGAGCGCGAGCAGGGTGCCGGCAGCGTCGGCGCTGCCTCCGGCCATGCCGCCCGCGACCGGGATGGACTTGCGGATGCCGATCCGGACGTCGGGCTCGCGGTCCGCGACCTCGGCCAGCGCCACGGCCGCCTTCCACACCAGGTTCGACCCGTCGAGCGGCACGGCCGCGCGGTCGGCCTCGGAGACGTCCCCGAGCAGCTCCACGTCCGGCCCGTCGGCGTGGTCCGCGCCCCGCCGGGGGTGCGTCGACACGACCGAGATCTCGTCGAAGAGGTTCAACGCCTGGAACACGGTGACGAGGTCGTGGTAGCCGTCGGCGCGGAGGTCGCCCACCGCGAGGTGGAGGTTGATCTTGGCCGGGACACGCACGGTCACCGGGGGCCCGACGGCGGAGAGCACCCGTCCAGGGTACGGAAGCGCCCCCGGCGCCTCGTTCACGACCGCCCCACGCGGGGAACCTCTCGAAGCGGACACACGTTGGTCGGTCAACGAACGCGAGTTCCCCGAGGCAGTCCCCGAGGCGAGGAGCCATGGACCCCAGTCACAGTCCTGACACCACCGGTCCCGTCGACCAGGTGGTGGCCCCCCGATGATCACGACGATCCTCGGCATCCTGCTCGGCGTGGTGGTGGTCGTCCTGATCACCGCCGCGACCGGGTACTTCGTGGCGCAGGAGTTCGGCTACATGGCCGTCGACCGCGCCCGCCTGCGCGCCCGCGCCGCGGAGGGCGACACCGGAGCCGTGCGGGCGCTGGACATCACGCGCCGCACCTCCTTCATGCTCTCCGGCGCCCAGCTCGGCATCACCGTCACCGGCCTGCTGGTCGGGTACGTCGCCGAGCCCCTCATCGGCGACGGGGTCGGTGAGCTGCTCGGCGTCGCCGGCGTCCCCACCGCGATCGGGGTGGCGATCGGCACGGTGTTCGCGCTCCTGCTGTCCACCGTGGTGCAGATGGTGTTCGGCGAGCTGTTCCCGAAGAACCTCGCGATCGCCCGCCCGGAGCCGGTGGCCCGCGCCCTCGCGCTGTCCACGAAGATCTACCTGGCGCTGTTCGGCTGGATCATCCGCCTCTTCGACGCCGCCTCGAACGCGCTGCTCAAGGCGCTGCGGATCGAGCCGGTGCACGACGTCGAGCACTCGGCCACGCCACGCGATCTCGAGGCGATCATCGACGACTCGCGCGACTCGGGCGATCTGCGCCCCGAGCTCGCCGCACTGCTCGACCGCTCGGTCGACTTCTCCGAGCGCACCGCCCGCGCGGCGATGATCCCGCGGCCGCGGGTGTCGTGGGTGCGGGCCGAGGACACGGTCGCCGACCTCACCCGCGTGATGGTCGGCGGGCACTCCCGCTACCCCGTGCTCGGCACCGCCCCGGACACCGACGACGACGGGGCCGGCTCGGCCCCCGACCTCGTCGGCGTCGTGTGCCTGCGCGACGTGCTCGCCTGGACCGGCCCGACGACGGCGCCGGTCTCCGACCTCATGCGCGCCCCGGTGCTCGTGCCGTCCACGCTGCCGCTGCCCCAGGTGCTCGAGCAGCTGCGGGCCGAGGGCGAGGAGCTCGCCTGTGTGCTCGACGAGTACGGCGACCTCGCGGGCGTCATCACCGTCGAGGACGTGGCCGAGGAGCTCGTCGGCGAGATCACCGACGAGCACGACCCCGCGGGCACCGACCGCACGCGCACCGCCGGCGACGGTTGGGTGGTCCCCGGCGACCGGCACGTCGACGAGGTGTCGCGCCTCATCGACGCCGAGCTGCCCGAGGGCGAGTACCAGACGATCGCGGGCCTCGTCGTCGCCGAGCTGGCCCGCCTGCCCGAGCCGGGCGACACCGTCGTCCTGACGATCCCCGACGACGACCCGGACGAGCCCGACCGCACGCTGCACGCCACCGTGCGTGCCGTGGACCGTCGGGTCCCGTCCGAGGTCGGACTCCGGTGGGCCCCGCTCACCGACCCGGCCGCCGTCCCCGCCGACCGGGAGGTCTCCCGATGAGCGTCACCGCGATCGTGGTGTCGGTCCTGCTGATCGCCGCCTCCGCCTTCTTCGTCGCCGTCGAGTTCGCCCTCGTCGCGGCCCGGACCTACCGGCTCGAGGAGGAGGCCGCGCACAGCGCCTCCGCCCGCGCCGCCCTGCGCAGCGCCCGCGACCTGTCGCTGCTGCTCGCCGGCTCGCAGCTGGGCATCACGCTCTGCGTGCTCGGCCTGGGTGCGATCACCAAGCCGGCCGTGGACGAGGCGCTGAACCCGCTGCTCACCGGCTGGGGCGTCCCGACGGCCGTGGCCGGGGTGGCGTCGTTCGTGCTCTCGCTGATCGTGGTGACGTTCCTGCACCTCGTGGTGGGCGAGATGGCCCCGAAGTCGTGGGCGATCGCGCACCCGGAGCGCTCCGCGGTGCTGCTGGCGCTGCCGATGCGGGCGTTCATGGTCGTGACCCGGCCGCTGCTGGTGGTGCTCAACGGCGCCGCGAACCGCTGCCTCCGGGCCATCGGCGTCGAGCCCGTCGACGAGATGGCCGGCGGCCGCGGACCGGACGACCTGCGCGAGCTCGTCGACCACTCCGCCGAGACCGGCGCGCTCGACCCGGAGCGCCGCGACCAGCTGCTCGCGGCCCTCGAGCTGGAGCGGACCCCGGTGCGCGACCTCGCCCGGAAGCCGGTCGGCGTCGCCGCGGACGACGACGTCGCCACCGTGCAGGCGCTGGCCCGCGACAGCGGCCACCTGCGGCTCGTGGTCAACGACGGCGGGCGCCCCGTGGGCTACGTGCACGTACGGGACACCCTCACCCGCCCGGCGTCCACCACGGCGCGCGAGGTGATGCGCCCGGTGCTGCGCCTCGACGCGGACACGCTGCTGCACGCCGCGGTCGAGACCATGCGCGAGCAGCGGGCCCACCTGGCGCTCGTGGAGTCCGACGGCCGCCCGCTGGGGCTGCTGACGCTCTCCGACCTGGTCGGTCGGCTGCTCCCGGCGGCCGCGTAGCGGGTCGTCGGACGTCAGCGGTGGCACACGGCTGACGTCCGGCGTCAGGAATCCGCCACGGCGCCTTCCCGACGACGGGCCCCGTCGTCGGGAAGGCCGATCAGCGGCCAGACCGTGGCGGTGACGCGCTCGGCGAAGGGCGCACCACCGGGGTCGCCGCGGAGGAAGGCGCCGAAGAAGCTCCCGAAGCACATGGTGGTGAGGGCGTCGGCGTCGAGGTCGGCGCGGACGTGGCCGCGCTCCTGCAGGCCCCGGAGCACGTCGACCAGCAGCGCCAGGCGTGGTTCGACCGCGCGCTCGCGCAGGATCTGCAGCAGCTCCGGCGCGCGGGGCTGCTCCCCCATGAACCCGCCCTGCAGGATGATCGCGTCGGGGTTGACGTAGCAGGGGTCGACCCGGCGCACCGCCTCGGCGAACGCCTCCCGGGGCGGGAGGGCCGCCAGGTCGAGCGGCGGGTAGCTGTCGAGCTGGGCGCGGAACCCCCAGTCCAGGGCGTCGACGACGAGCTCGAACTTGCCCGGCCACCGTCGGTAGAGGGTCGGCCGGGACACCCCGGCGTCGGACGCGATGTCGCCGAGGGCCATCTTCGAGTAGCCGTCGAGCACCAGGCGTCGACGGGTGGCACGGATGATCGCCTCGTCGAGCGCCGGGTCGCGGGGGCGCCCGCCCGGGTTCGACTGCTCACCGGTCGCCGCTCCGTCCACGACCCGCACCCTACGAGCCGCCGTCCCCGTGGAACGTGGCGAACGCCGACACGGCCTCGCGCGGGGTGACCACCTCGTCGAGCGGGTGCTCGTGGTCGGCGTACCCGAGCGCCACACCGCAGACGACGATCTGGTCGTCCCCGATGTCGAGGTGCCGCCGGAGGACGCGGTGGAAGTCGATGAACGACGCCTGGGCGCACGTGTCCAACCCGGCCTCGCGGGCCGCGAGCATGAGGCCCTGGAGGAACTGGCCGGCGTCGACGAGCGCCCCGTCGAGTGGGTGGGCGCTCACCGTCAGGATCATCCCGACCGGGGCGCCGAAGAACTCGTAGTTGCGCCGGTGGTGACAGTCGCGCCCCTCGGCGTCGTCGTGCTCCACGCCGAGGCACTGCCGGTAGAGCTGGTCGCCGAACGCCGCGCGGCGGCTGCGGAACGGCTCGACCCAGGCCTCCGGCGCCGGCTGGTAGGTGTAGCCGGGCTGCGGGTGCCGGTGCCCGGCGTCCAGGGCCTCCCACAGGTCCTCGGCGAGCCGGCGCTTCGCGTCGCCGGTCACCACGTGCACCCGCCACGGCTGGGTGTTCGAGTTGCTCGCCGAGCGCGACGCCAGGGCGAGCAGCTCCTCCACGAGCTCCCGCGGCACCGGCGTCGGGCGGAACGCCCGGACGCTCCGACGCGACCGCAGCG contains:
- a CDS encoding nitroreductase family protein; the encoded protein is MTLAQRTAAPAAPASSVSEALRSRRSVRAFRPTPVPRELVEELLALASRSASNSNTQPWRVHVVTGDAKRRLAEDLWEALDAGHRHPQPGYTYQPAPEAWVEPFRSRRAAFGDQLYRQCLGVEHDDAEGRDCHHRRNYEFFGAPVGMILTVSAHPLDGALVDAGQFLQGLMLAAREAGLDTCAQASFIDFHRVLRRHLDIGDDQIVVCGVALGYADHEHPLDEVVTPREAVSAFATFHGDGGS
- a CDS encoding carboxymuconolactone decarboxylase family protein; translation: MDEDATSPSSQDRYARGLEILRAVGGRHDPAVVESLADLAPDVARYTVEFAYGDVYARPGLTWRERQLVTVAALTALGNAAAQLHFHIRGALEVGATPREITETIAHVSVYAGFPAALNGLSAARTVFSEAGTEVDVAADPGPAGDESRYERGLRLLSEIDGDAGHRVVESLRDVAPDLGRYLVEFAFGDIYAGDGLDLRTRELVTVAACTALGTAAPQLRLHIGGCLSVGGTREEVLEVITQMAVYAGFPAALNALAEAREAFASH
- a CDS encoding SDR family oxidoreductase; the encoded protein is MDERPIAVLGATGRTGSRVARALTARGAPVRPLSRNGTGRERADMRDPSSLTHALEGCRAVFVVCPGFAQDEAEMIAAAARAAAEVGLDRIVLSSVIHPHTSTMAHHVRKADGEEAVRDCGVPWTVLQPAMFAQSVTGLFAHLGGDEHDVVIAWDPTRRLSALDLTDLAEVAATCLLDDGHEYATYELAGPEALSATTMVEQLAAVTGRPYRVLPVEPGAVAPPGMGEAEKRDFAAMCREYGTHGLHGNPRVLEMLLGRPATTFADAVTPR
- a CDS encoding hemolysin family protein, whose amino-acid sequence is MITTILGILLGVVVVVLITAATGYFVAQEFGYMAVDRARLRARAAEGDTGAVRALDITRRTSFMLSGAQLGITVTGLLVGYVAEPLIGDGVGELLGVAGVPTAIGVAIGTVFALLLSTVVQMVFGELFPKNLAIARPEPVARALALSTKIYLALFGWIIRLFDAASNALLKALRIEPVHDVEHSATPRDLEAIIDDSRDSGDLRPELAALLDRSVDFSERTARAAMIPRPRVSWVRAEDTVADLTRVMVGGHSRYPVLGTAPDTDDDGAGSAPDLVGVVCLRDVLAWTGPTTAPVSDLMRAPVLVPSTLPLPQVLEQLRAEGEELACVLDEYGDLAGVITVEDVAEELVGEITDEHDPAGTDRTRTAGDGWVVPGDRHVDEVSRLIDAELPEGEYQTIAGLVVAELARLPEPGDTVVLTIPDDDPDEPDRTLHATVRAVDRRVPSEVGLRWAPLTDPAAVPADREVSR
- a CDS encoding 4-(cytidine 5'-diphospho)-2-C-methyl-D-erythritol kinase translates to MLSAVGPPVTVRVPAKINLHLAVGDLRADGYHDLVTVFQALNLFDEISVVSTHPRRGADHADGPDVELLGDVSEADRAAVPLDGSNLVWKAAVALAEVADREPDVRIGIRKSIPVAGGMAGGSADAAGTLLALSTLWRLDLGREALMQVAAQVGSDVAFALHGGTALGTGRGENLVPVLSRHTFHWVVALSDHGLSTPTVFGELDRLRAAATAESPVRRVGDVEPVLEAVASGEARSLALLLGNDLQAAAVSLDPGLRRTLRAGVAAGALAGVVSGSGPTCVFLCADGPDAVRVAAELAGAGVCRTVRVAHGPVPGARVTDGDPARPPRGPGGPPAPDPGPNMYA
- a CDS encoding TetR/AcrR family transcriptional regulator; the encoded protein is MDGAATGEQSNPGGRPRDPALDEAIIRATRRRLVLDGYSKMALGDIASDAGVSRPTLYRRWPGKFELVVDALDWGFRAQLDSYPPLDLAALPPREAFAEAVRRVDPCYVNPDAIILQGGFMGEQPRAPELLQILRERAVEPRLALLVDVLRGLQERGHVRADLDADALTTMCFGSFFGAFLRGDPGGAPFAERVTATVWPLIGLPDDGARRREGAVADS
- a CDS encoding ester cyclase, encoding MSTRDDNIATQEKAAERLNAGDVDAGVDIMFAPDAVDHDPAPFQEQGREGYRRFFHYLVGAFPDFTITPQRMVADDDTVAFAYTLTGTHQGEFEGLAATGRRIEVRGLQLGRFENGQIVERWGATDMAGLLSQLQA
- a CDS encoding long-chain-fatty-acid--CoA ligase; this translates as MTGAVGPAGSITGRGMTMSDLVARDARLEPDRTAFVDVRSRRSYREVDDRVTRLGNALASRGVAPGDRLAVLGLNSTDVVEAWLAALRIGAIAVPVNFRMVADEVAYVLADSGARVVLCDEAFVPVVDDARRAAPEVVDVLTLGAGLDAVLAEATGTSTERPVEDEAAAFIMYTSGTTGSPKGAVLTHRNLYLHAFCSMATLGREGDDLVWMSAAPLFHIAGLSGMLPALITAGTTVIPPSGGFDPAATVATLANERVTSCFMVPAQWQAVCALPDLATFDLSRLRRISWGAAPASDTLLRTMIESFPQAEVCTAFGQTECSPVTTYLRGEDSIRKIGSIGTPMVGVEVRVVDDEMNDVPRGAVGEIVYRSPMVMTGYWNKPDETAEAFRGAWFHSGDLVREDEDGYLYVVDRLKDMIISGGENIYCAEVENVLAAHPKIAEVALIGVPDPRWGETPLAVVVPRAPHDAPTDAEVEAFAREHLAAYKRPRHVRYVDALPRNAGGKVVKKALRERFGRDDQR
- a CDS encoding CNNM domain-containing protein, producing MSVTAIVVSVLLIAASAFFVAVEFALVAARTYRLEEEAAHSASARAALRSARDLSLLLAGSQLGITLCVLGLGAITKPAVDEALNPLLTGWGVPTAVAGVASFVLSLIVVTFLHLVVGEMAPKSWAIAHPERSAVLLALPMRAFMVVTRPLLVVLNGAANRCLRAIGVEPVDEMAGGRGPDDLRELVDHSAETGALDPERRDQLLAALELERTPVRDLARKPVGVAADDDVATVQALARDSGHLRLVVNDGGRPVGYVHVRDTLTRPASTTAREVMRPVLRLDADTLLHAAVETMREQRAHLALVESDGRPLGLLTLSDLVGRLLPAAA
- a CDS encoding ATP-binding cassette domain-containing protein — translated: MPNLVNLENVAISFGGPKPVLDGVSLGVETGDRVGVVGRNGGGKSTLISILAGRQLPDDGRVSPVRGLRMASVTQQSQPTGATVRASVLGGEVPDHEWAADARSRTVIEGLRPGGGRGLDASVEGLSGGERQRIALAAALVQDLDLLVLDEPTNHLDVEGVRWLAAHLLARRTALVVVTHDRWFLDTVASRTWEVVDGRVEQFEGGYNDWIYARAERTRLADAAEQRRRNLARKELAWLRRGPPARTSKPKYRIEAAEALIADVPEPRNSVELVTMARHRLGRTVIELEDITLTVPSDPPRTIVNRQTWRIGPGDRVGIVGINGSGKTTLLKTLAGERVPDGGSRVLGTTVRLAHLSQDLSDLPLHRRVLQAVEDVAERVFIGGREHTASALAERFGFTAAQQWTPVSDLSGGERRRLQLVRLLMTEPNVLMLDEPTNDLDVDTLQQLEDILDGWAGTLVVVSHDRYLTERVCDRVVALFGDGRITDLPGGIEEYLRRRDQQLETAGAVRTVASSSATSGTSEADKRAARKEIQRIERRIEKLDTREKQLHTLLADAANDPTRLLDLDAELRALIAEREGLEEAWLEASVD